The genomic stretch GGTACATGGTGTGGCGGTGCGGCCAGGGCATCCCGTGATTTTGGGCATGGTCAACCGTTCCGCGTCCTCTGTCCCCATCATTGGCGTGCCCGGCTATCCCGTTTCCGCCGCGCTGACCGGGGAGATATTTGTCGAGCCGCTGCTGGCGCGTTGGCTGGGACGTCAGCCTGTACGCCCACACGAAATCGACGCTACGCTGACGCGCAAGATGACATCCCCGGCGGGGGATGATGATTATGTACGCGTGGCTGTTGGCAAGGTGGGCGAAAAAACTCTGGCTGCTCCGCTGGCGCGCGGCTCGGGGGTGATTACCTCGCTAGTGCGCGCCGATGGTATTGTGATTGTGCCGCGCGGCTCACAGGGCATCCCCGCGGGCGACGCTGTGCGAGTGCGCCTGTATCGCTCACCGAGCGAGATTGAGCAGACGATCTTCGCGATTGGCTCACACGACATGACCCTCGATGTGATGGCGCAGTTTTTGGCGGCGCGCCACCGTCGCCTGACTTCGGCCAATGTGGGCAGCCTGGGTGGGCTGGTGGCCTTGCGGCGCGGCGAAACGCATCTGGCCGGGGCACATTTGCTGGATGTGGAAAGCGGCGAATACAATTTGCCCTATATTCGGGAATATCTGCCCGATGTGCCGGTGCGTGTGGTGGCGTTGGTGGGACGCGAGCAAGGATTGCTGGTGGCGCGCGGTAACCCGAAAGGCATCCACACCCTGGGTGATCTGACCAATCCCGAGGTCCGCTTTGTGAACCGCCAGCGCGGAGCCGGAACCCGCATTCTGTTGGATTATCAACTTAATAAACTTGGGATTCCCGCAGAATCCATCCCCGGCTATTCACAGG from Chloroflexota bacterium encodes the following:
- a CDS encoding molybdopterin biosynthesis protein, whose product is MMSVYLHDIPLDQAQQRLMEALQAASLYGPLGEEEIILDERALGRVLAAPIWAKISSPHYHASAMDGYAVRSAETAGALPTAPLSLQYETQTVYVDTGDPLPEWANAVIPIENVEPLNEDGQLSGGERYPQAIRIRAAVAPWAHVRPMGEDMVATQLVLPTGHTLRPADLGAIAGCGHDRVQAARKPRVAVIPTGTELVAVGEPVRRGDIIEYNSLVLAAQVNAWGGQATRYPIVADDFDEIKRSVAEAAQTHDLILLNAGSSAGSEDFSAGVVESLGELLVHGVAVRPGHPVILGMVNRSASSVPIIGVPGYPVSAALTGEIFVEPLLARWLGRQPVRPHEIDATLTRKMTSPAGDDDYVRVAVGKVGEKTLAAPLARGSGVITSLVRADGIVIVPRGSQGIPAGDAVRVRLYRSPSEIEQTIFAIGSHDMTLDVMAQFLAARHRRLTSANVGSLGGLVALRRGETHLAGAHLLDVESGEYNLPYIREYLPDVPVRVVALVGREQGLLVARGNPKGIHTLGDLTNPEVRFVNRQRGAGTRILLDYQLNKLGIPAESIPGYSQ